Proteins encoded within one genomic window of Mycolicibacterium monacense:
- a CDS encoding acyl-CoA thioesterase II: protein MSAADFDELLALLDLRRVDDDTFAGSHPSKNPVRTFGGQMMAQAFVAASRAVDHRISPSALSVHFVAGGDPARELEFRVTRLRDERRFANRRVDVCQGQDLLATAMVSYMNGGRGLEHGVAAPDVPGPEELPKIGELLRGYEETVPHFVNALRPIEWRYTNDPAWVMRDKGQRLDHNRVWLKTEGAMPDDPVLHTAALVYSSDTTVLDSIITTHGLSWGFDRIFAATMNHSVWFHRPVRFDEWVLYSTSSPVAAESRGLGTGHFFDRSGALLATVASDAVVKYFPGR, encoded by the coding sequence TTGTCGGCAGCGGATTTCGACGAGCTGCTGGCACTGCTCGACCTCCGCAGGGTCGACGACGACACCTTCGCCGGATCTCACCCGAGCAAGAACCCGGTCCGCACCTTCGGCGGCCAGATGATGGCGCAGGCGTTCGTGGCGGCCAGTCGTGCGGTCGACCACCGGATCTCGCCCAGCGCGCTGTCGGTGCATTTCGTCGCCGGCGGCGACCCGGCCCGCGAGCTCGAGTTCCGGGTGACGCGGTTGCGCGACGAACGGCGGTTCGCCAACCGCCGGGTCGACGTGTGCCAGGGCCAGGACCTGTTGGCCACCGCGATGGTGTCGTACATGAACGGCGGGCGCGGCCTCGAACACGGAGTCGCGGCCCCCGATGTCCCGGGGCCCGAGGAGCTGCCGAAGATCGGCGAGTTGCTGCGCGGTTACGAGGAGACAGTGCCGCACTTCGTGAACGCGTTGCGGCCGATCGAGTGGCGCTACACCAACGATCCGGCCTGGGTGATGCGCGACAAAGGACAGCGCCTCGACCACAACCGGGTGTGGCTCAAGACCGAAGGCGCGATGCCCGACGACCCGGTGCTGCACACCGCGGCGCTGGTCTACTCGTCGGACACCACGGTGCTGGACTCGATCATCACCACCCACGGCCTGTCGTGGGGATTCGACCGCATCTTCGCTGCGACGATGAACCATTCGGTGTGGTTCCACCGACCGGTGCGGTTCGACGAGTGGGTGCTGTACTCGACCTCCTCGCCCGTGGCCGCCGAGTCACGCGGCCTCGGCACCGGGCACTTCTTCGACCGGTCCGGCGCGCTGCTGGCGACAGTCGCGTCGGACGCGGTCGTGAAGTACTTCCCGGGCCGCTAA
- a CDS encoding glutamate synthase subunit beta, with the protein MADPTGFLKVPKVEAAKRPVDERVGDWHEVYERQSLPERAEEVSQQARRCMDCGIPFCHSGSAGCPLGNLIPEWNDLVRRGRWDAASERLHATNNFPEFTGRLCPAPCEAACVLSISEDHTGGSVTIKRIENTIADQAWALGLVDPQPASIRTGRRVAVVGSGPAGLAAAQQLTRAGHDVTVFERDDRIGGLMRYGIPEYKLEKRTLDQRLAQMRAEGTRFVTECEVGVDLTVEQLRERHDAVVLAVGALRARDNDVEGRHLDGVHLAMEHLVPANKECEGDGPSALSARDKHVVIIGGGDTGADCLGTAHRQGAASVTQLDYNPEPPETRDDTRTPWPMWPLVLRTRLSPAHAEGGQRRYQVAVQRFLGDEQGRVRGMEIAEVKVERDAEGRRQIVPVGETLEIPCDMALLAIGFEGVEHMPLLDGLGLSLNNRGALPCGSDWQTDAPGVFVCGDAHRGASLIVWAIAEGRSAAHAVDAYLMGESDLPAPVRPGALPLAVV; encoded by the coding sequence GTGGCTGATCCCACCGGATTCCTGAAGGTGCCCAAGGTCGAAGCCGCCAAGCGGCCTGTCGACGAGCGCGTCGGCGACTGGCACGAAGTGTACGAACGTCAGAGCCTGCCCGAGCGTGCCGAAGAGGTCTCGCAGCAGGCACGGCGCTGTATGGACTGCGGAATCCCGTTCTGCCACTCCGGTTCCGCCGGCTGCCCGCTGGGGAACCTGATCCCCGAGTGGAACGACCTGGTGCGCCGGGGACGCTGGGACGCCGCCAGCGAACGCCTGCACGCCACCAACAACTTCCCGGAGTTCACCGGACGGCTGTGCCCGGCGCCGTGCGAGGCGGCCTGCGTGCTCTCGATCAGCGAGGACCACACCGGCGGCAGCGTCACGATCAAACGCATCGAGAACACGATCGCCGATCAGGCGTGGGCGCTGGGCCTCGTCGACCCTCAACCGGCGTCGATCCGCACCGGTAGGCGGGTCGCCGTCGTGGGCTCCGGTCCTGCGGGTCTCGCTGCGGCCCAACAGCTCACGCGCGCCGGACACGACGTCACGGTCTTCGAACGCGACGACCGCATCGGCGGGCTCATGCGTTACGGCATCCCCGAGTACAAGCTGGAGAAGAGGACCCTCGACCAGCGGTTGGCGCAGATGCGCGCGGAGGGCACCCGGTTCGTCACCGAGTGCGAGGTGGGCGTCGACCTGACCGTGGAACAACTGCGAGAACGGCACGACGCCGTGGTCCTGGCTGTCGGTGCGCTGCGCGCCAGGGACAACGACGTCGAGGGCCGCCACCTCGACGGTGTGCACCTGGCGATGGAGCACCTGGTGCCGGCCAACAAGGAATGCGAGGGTGACGGCCCGTCCGCGCTGTCCGCGCGGGACAAGCACGTCGTGATCATCGGCGGCGGGGACACCGGCGCGGACTGCCTGGGCACCGCGCACCGCCAGGGGGCGGCGTCGGTCACCCAACTCGACTACAACCCGGAACCGCCGGAGACCCGTGACGACACCCGCACGCCGTGGCCGATGTGGCCGCTGGTGTTGCGGACCCGGCTGTCGCCGGCGCACGCCGAGGGTGGACAGCGCCGCTATCAGGTTGCGGTCCAGCGCTTCCTGGGTGACGAGCAGGGGCGCGTACGGGGCATGGAGATCGCCGAGGTCAAGGTGGAACGCGACGCCGAGGGCCGCAGGCAGATCGTGCCCGTCGGCGAGACGCTCGAGATCCCCTGCGATATGGCCTTGCTCGCGATCGGATTCGAGGGCGTCGAGCACATGCCCCTGCTCGACGGGCTCGGACTGAGCCTGAACAATCGCGGCGCGCTGCCCTGCGGCAGTGACTGGCAGACCGATGCGCCCGGGGTGTTCGTCTGTGGCGACGCCCACCGCGGCGCATCGCTGATCGTGTGGGCGATCGCCGAAGGCCGCAGCGCCGCCCACGCCGTCGACGCGTATCTGATGGGGGAGTCCGACCTGCCGGCGCCGGTGCGACCCGGCGCGCTGCCACTGGCCGTCGTCTGA
- a CDS encoding ATP-binding cassette domain-containing protein: protein MSTTDPLLRLTLDLLRPRLGRLLLAIGLGVLSLGSALALAAVAAWLITRAWQMPPVLDLSVAAVAVRALGISRGLLGYCQRLAAHDTALRAAGNARTGLYRTLAEAPQEVAMRLPGGQLVARIGASVDDLADVLVRAVLPIAVAAVLSVAAVAVLAVISPASAVLLAACLIVAGVVAPALSARAVTAAESAAVTHHADRDVAAMLALDHAAELRVSGRLDGVVAEAQRRQRDWGDASDRAAAPAALAAAVPGAAMGVSVLGAAVAGIALAGSVAPTTVAILMLLPLSAFEATTALPAAAVQLTRSRIAARRLLDLTEPAATDRRRPVVAPVPLRAGDRVAVTGPSGSGKTTLLMAMAENADATDDFTGARGFFAEDAHLFSTTVRDNLLVARGDATDDELRSALTKVGLRRWLDGLPDGLSTVLVGGAAAVSAGQRRRLLLARALISPFPVVLLDEPTEHLDADDAARLLTELLTPGSLFPADRTVVVAIHQLPGNDVACLRLNLAASR, encoded by the coding sequence TTGTCGACCACTGATCCCCTGCTACGGCTGACCCTGGACCTGCTGCGGCCCCGGCTGGGGCGGCTGCTGCTCGCGATCGGTCTGGGTGTGCTCTCGCTGGGCAGCGCACTGGCCCTGGCCGCCGTCGCCGCGTGGCTGATCACCCGCGCCTGGCAGATGCCGCCGGTGCTCGATCTGAGCGTGGCCGCCGTCGCGGTCCGGGCGCTGGGCATCTCACGCGGCCTCCTCGGCTACTGCCAGCGACTGGCCGCCCACGACACCGCGTTACGGGCGGCGGGTAACGCCAGGACGGGGCTGTACCGCACGCTCGCCGAGGCGCCCCAGGAAGTCGCGATGCGGCTGCCCGGCGGTCAACTGGTCGCCCGCATCGGGGCGTCGGTCGACGATCTCGCCGACGTCCTCGTGCGGGCAGTGCTGCCGATCGCGGTGGCCGCGGTGCTGTCGGTGGCCGCGGTCGCGGTGCTGGCGGTCATCTCGCCGGCGTCGGCGGTCCTGCTGGCGGCCTGTCTGATCGTCGCCGGCGTCGTCGCCCCCGCGCTGTCCGCGCGGGCGGTCACCGCCGCCGAGAGCGCCGCGGTGACCCACCACGCCGATCGCGACGTCGCGGCGATGCTCGCCCTCGACCATGCCGCAGAACTGCGGGTGAGCGGGCGGTTGGATGGTGTCGTCGCCGAAGCGCAACGCCGCCAACGCGATTGGGGTGACGCATCCGACCGCGCCGCGGCGCCGGCGGCACTGGCCGCGGCCGTTCCCGGTGCCGCGATGGGTGTCAGCGTCCTGGGCGCCGCCGTCGCGGGCATCGCCCTGGCCGGATCGGTGGCACCGACGACCGTGGCGATCCTCATGCTGCTGCCGCTGTCCGCGTTCGAGGCGACCACGGCGCTGCCCGCCGCGGCGGTGCAACTCACCCGCTCGCGCATCGCCGCCCGTCGACTCCTCGACCTCACCGAACCCGCCGCGACCGACCGCCGCCGCCCCGTCGTGGCCCCGGTACCGCTGCGGGCCGGTGACCGGGTGGCCGTCACCGGACCGAGCGGTTCGGGTAAGACGACGCTGCTGATGGCGATGGCCGAGAACGCCGACGCCACCGACGACTTCACGGGTGCGCGCGGCTTTTTCGCCGAGGACGCGCACCTGTTCTCCACCACCGTGCGGGACAACCTGCTCGTCGCCCGCGGTGATGCAACCGACGACGAGCTGCGCTCGGCGCTGACGAAGGTCGGTCTGCGCCGGTGGCTCGACGGCCTACCCGACGGCCTGTCGACCGTGCTGGTCGGCGGGGCGGCCGCGGTGTCGGCCGGTCAGCGCCGACGGTTGCTGCTCGCCCGTGCGCTCATCTCACCGTTCCCGGTCGTCCTGCTCGACGAGCCGACCGAACACCTCGACGCCGACGACGCCGCACGGCTGCTCACCGAACTCCTCACTCCCGGTTCGCTTTTCCCGGCCGACCGCACCGTCGTGGTGGCCATCCACCAGCTGCCCGGCAACGACGTTGCCTGTCTACGCCTCAATCTGGCCGCCAGCAGGTAA
- the gltB gene encoding glutamate synthase large subunit — protein sequence MLYSATPGAQGLYDPEHEKDSCGVAMIADIRGRRSHSIVADGLVALEHLDHRGAAGAETNSGDGAGILLQLPVELFTEVVDFDLPQPTADGCNTFAAGICFLPQDPVARAEACRQVEALAAEEHLEVLGWRTVPVDPDGADVGATARSCMPYMAQLFVAAPEVDGARRGGIELDRRVYPLRKRAENSADVYFPSLSSRTIAYKGMLTTVQLPLYFSDLRDARCTSAIAIVHSRFSTNTFPSWPLAHPFRFVAHNGEINTVRGNRNRMHAREAMLASANIPGDLSRLSPICTPDASDSASFDEVLELLHLGGRSLPHAVLMMIPEAWENNTSMDADERAFWQFHASLMEPWDGPACVTFTDGTLVGAVLDRNGLRPGRWWRTIDDRIILASESGVLDVPPEQIVAKGRLQPGKMLLIDTAAGRIVSDDEIKLGLSKAEAYGEWLHAGLLELGTLPDRARVQPNHESVVRRQISFGYTEEELRILITPMAASGAEPLGSMGTDTPSAVLSERSRPLYDYFVELFAQVTNPPLDAIREEVVTSMARIMGPEQNLLEPTAASCRQILLKWPVLDNDELNKIVHINDDGEHPGLRATVLKALYDVERGGEGLADALDDLRTRASDAIADGARTLVISDRDSDHTRAPIPSLLAVSAVHHHLVRTKQRTKVALVVESGDAREVHHVAMLIGFGAAAVNPYLAFETIEDLIREGELTGIEATAAVRNYLKALGKGVTKVMSKMGISTVASYTAAQAFEAVGIDRDVVDEYFTGTPTQLGGIDLDVIAEEVKLRHRRAYPENPTERVHRRLEVGGEYAFRREGELHLFTPEVVFLLQHSTRTGREDVFRQYSEEVDRLSRDGGTLRGLFEFKKGARPPVPLDEVESAAEIVKRFNTGAMSYGSISAEAHETMAIAMNNLGGRSNSGEGGEDVDRLYDPRRRSAVKQVASGRFGVTSDYLVNATDIQIKMAQGAKPGEGGQLPGYKVYPNIAKTRHSTPGVGLISPPPHHDIYSIEDLAQLIHDLKNANDRARIHVKLVSSVGVGTVAAGVSKAHADVVLISGHDGGTGAAPLTSLKHAGAPWEIGLADAQQTLVLNGLRDRITVQCDGGMRTARDVMVAMLLGAEEFGFATAPLVVAGCIMMRVCHLDTCPVGVATQNPELRARFNGKPEFVENFFRFIAEDIRRYLAEMGFRSVDEAVGHAEILDTATGVEHWKSKGLDLTPIFTVPTDAHSGRTQRRKLKDQYHALDQALDQTLIQLSEGALEDAHPVTLELPVRNVNRTVGTLLGAEVTRRYGAAGLPDDTIRVKLTGSAGQSIGAFLPPGITIELTGDANDYVGKGLSGGRIIVKPADDVLFLPEDNVIAGNTLLYGATSGEVFLRGKVGERFCARNSGALAVVEGVGDHACEYMTGGRVVVLGRTGRNMAAGMSGGIAYVLGLNPARVNTAMVELQRLDPEDLVWLHDVVARHARNTGSTVATSVLSDWPRRSAQFTKIMPSDYQRVLEATRMAKAEGRDVDTAIMEASRG from the coding sequence ATGCTCTACTCGGCTACCCCAGGCGCACAGGGACTCTACGATCCCGAGCACGAAAAGGACTCGTGCGGCGTCGCCATGATCGCCGACATCCGGGGCCGACGGTCGCACTCCATCGTCGCTGACGGCTTGGTTGCCCTGGAACACCTCGACCACCGCGGCGCGGCAGGCGCGGAGACCAACAGCGGCGACGGCGCCGGCATCCTCCTGCAGCTACCGGTCGAACTGTTCACCGAGGTCGTCGACTTCGACCTCCCACAGCCCACAGCCGACGGTTGCAACACCTTCGCGGCCGGCATCTGCTTCCTGCCGCAGGATCCGGTGGCGCGGGCCGAGGCCTGTCGCCAGGTGGAGGCGCTGGCGGCCGAGGAGCACCTCGAAGTGCTCGGGTGGCGGACCGTTCCCGTGGACCCCGACGGTGCCGACGTCGGGGCGACCGCGCGGAGCTGCATGCCGTACATGGCCCAATTGTTCGTCGCCGCACCGGAAGTCGACGGGGCGAGGCGCGGCGGCATCGAACTCGACCGGCGCGTGTACCCGCTGCGCAAACGCGCCGAGAACTCCGCCGACGTCTACTTCCCGTCCCTGTCCAGCCGCACGATCGCCTACAAGGGCATGCTCACCACGGTGCAGTTGCCGCTGTACTTCAGCGATCTGCGCGACGCGCGGTGCACCAGCGCCATCGCGATCGTCCACAGTCGCTTCTCCACCAACACCTTCCCGTCCTGGCCGCTCGCGCACCCGTTCCGCTTCGTCGCCCACAACGGCGAGATCAACACCGTGCGCGGCAACCGCAACCGCATGCACGCCCGCGAAGCGATGCTGGCCAGCGCCAACATCCCGGGCGACCTCAGCAGGCTCTCTCCGATCTGCACACCCGACGCCTCGGACTCGGCGAGTTTCGACGAGGTCCTCGAACTGCTCCACCTCGGCGGTCGCAGCCTGCCCCACGCGGTGCTCATGATGATCCCGGAGGCCTGGGAGAACAACACCTCGATGGATGCCGACGAGCGGGCGTTCTGGCAGTTCCACGCCTCGCTGATGGAACCGTGGGACGGCCCGGCCTGCGTCACCTTCACCGATGGCACGTTGGTCGGAGCGGTGTTGGACCGCAACGGATTACGGCCCGGTCGCTGGTGGCGCACCATCGACGACCGGATCATCCTCGCCAGCGAGAGCGGAGTGCTCGACGTGCCGCCCGAGCAGATCGTCGCAAAAGGACGCCTGCAGCCCGGCAAGATGCTGCTGATCGACACGGCGGCCGGCCGCATCGTCAGCGATGACGAGATCAAGCTCGGACTGTCGAAGGCCGAGGCCTACGGCGAATGGCTGCATGCCGGGCTGCTCGAACTCGGCACACTCCCGGATCGCGCGCGCGTGCAGCCCAACCACGAATCCGTGGTCCGCCGCCAGATCTCCTTCGGCTACACCGAGGAGGAACTGCGCATCCTCATCACCCCGATGGCCGCCTCCGGCGCCGAACCCCTGGGATCGATGGGCACCGACACCCCGTCCGCGGTCCTCTCCGAACGGTCCCGGCCGCTCTACGACTACTTCGTCGAACTCTTCGCCCAGGTCACCAACCCGCCGCTGGACGCGATCCGCGAAGAGGTGGTGACCAGCATGGCCCGCATCATGGGCCCGGAGCAGAACCTCCTCGAACCGACGGCGGCGTCCTGCCGTCAGATCCTGCTCAAGTGGCCGGTGCTCGACAACGACGAACTCAACAAGATCGTCCACATCAACGACGACGGGGAGCACCCGGGTCTGCGTGCCACGGTCCTCAAGGCGCTCTACGACGTCGAGCGTGGCGGCGAGGGCCTGGCCGACGCCCTCGACGATTTGCGCACCCGCGCAAGCGATGCCATCGCCGACGGCGCCCGCACCCTGGTCATCTCGGACCGCGACTCCGACCACACCCGCGCACCGATCCCGTCGCTGCTCGCTGTGTCCGCGGTGCACCACCACCTCGTGCGCACCAAACAGCGCACCAAGGTGGCGTTGGTCGTCGAGTCCGGTGACGCCCGCGAGGTGCACCACGTCGCGATGCTCATCGGCTTCGGCGCCGCCGCGGTCAACCCGTACCTCGCCTTCGAAACGATCGAGGACCTCATCCGCGAAGGCGAACTCACCGGCATCGAGGCCACTGCCGCGGTCCGCAACTACCTCAAGGCGCTGGGCAAGGGCGTGACGAAGGTGATGAGCAAGATGGGCATCTCCACCGTCGCCTCCTACACGGCCGCGCAGGCGTTCGAGGCCGTCGGGATCGACCGCGACGTCGTCGACGAGTACTTCACCGGAACGCCGACCCAACTCGGCGGCATCGACCTCGACGTCATCGCCGAGGAGGTCAAGCTACGCCACCGGCGCGCGTACCCGGAGAACCCCACCGAACGCGTGCACCGCCGGCTCGAGGTCGGTGGCGAGTACGCCTTCCGCCGCGAGGGCGAACTCCATCTATTCACCCCGGAAGTGGTTTTCCTGCTTCAGCATTCGACACGCACCGGACGCGAGGACGTCTTCCGGCAGTACTCCGAGGAGGTCGACCGGCTGTCTCGCGACGGCGGCACCCTCCGCGGGCTGTTCGAGTTCAAGAAGGGCGCCCGGCCGCCGGTGCCGCTCGACGAGGTGGAGTCGGCCGCCGAGATCGTCAAACGGTTCAACACCGGTGCGATGAGTTACGGCTCGATCAGCGCCGAGGCCCACGAGACCATGGCGATCGCCATGAACAACCTCGGTGGCCGCTCGAACAGCGGCGAGGGTGGCGAAGATGTGGACCGACTCTACGATCCGCGGCGGCGCAGCGCGGTCAAACAGGTCGCCAGCGGCCGGTTCGGCGTGACCAGCGACTACCTCGTCAACGCCACCGACATCCAGATCAAGATGGCCCAGGGCGCCAAACCCGGTGAGGGCGGCCAGCTTCCGGGCTACAAGGTCTACCCCAACATCGCCAAGACGCGGCACTCGACGCCGGGGGTGGGCCTGATCTCGCCGCCGCCGCACCACGACATCTATTCGATCGAGGATCTCGCCCAGCTCATCCACGACCTGAAGAACGCCAACGACCGGGCCCGCATCCACGTCAAGCTGGTCAGCAGCGTCGGTGTCGGCACGGTCGCGGCCGGGGTGTCCAAGGCGCACGCCGACGTGGTGCTCATCTCCGGTCACGACGGCGGCACCGGCGCCGCGCCGCTGACCAGCCTCAAACACGCCGGCGCGCCCTGGGAGATCGGACTGGCCGACGCCCAGCAGACGTTGGTGCTCAACGGGCTTCGCGACCGCATCACCGTCCAGTGCGACGGCGGGATGCGCACTGCCCGCGACGTGATGGTGGCGATGCTGTTGGGCGCCGAGGAGTTCGGGTTCGCGACGGCTCCGCTGGTGGTGGCGGGCTGCATCATGATGCGGGTCTGCCACCTCGACACCTGCCCGGTCGGGGTCGCCACCCAGAACCCGGAACTGCGCGCGCGGTTCAACGGCAAACCGGAGTTCGTCGAGAACTTCTTCCGCTTCATCGCCGAGGACATCCGCCGCTACCTCGCCGAAATGGGCTTCCGCAGCGTCGACGAGGCCGTCGGGCACGCCGAGATCCTCGACACCGCGACCGGCGTGGAGCACTGGAAGAGCAAGGGACTCGACCTCACGCCGATCTTCACCGTGCCGACCGACGCACACAGCGGCAGGACCCAGCGGCGAAAGCTGAAAGACCAGTACCACGCGCTCGACCAGGCCCTCGACCAGACGCTCATCCAGTTGTCGGAGGGCGCACTCGAAGACGCCCACCCGGTGACGCTCGAACTGCCGGTCCGCAACGTCAACCGCACCGTGGGCACCCTGCTCGGTGCGGAGGTGACCCGCCGCTACGGGGCGGCCGGACTGCCGGACGACACCATCCGCGTCAAGCTCACCGGGTCGGCCGGCCAGTCGATCGGCGCGTTCCTGCCGCCGGGTATCACGATCGAGTTGACCGGTGACGCCAACGACTATGTCGGTAAGGGGCTTTCGGGCGGACGGATCATCGTCAAACCCGCCGACGACGTCTTGTTCCTGCCGGAGGACAACGTGATCGCCGGCAACACCCTGCTCTACGGCGCGACATCGGGGGAGGTGTTCCTGCGCGGCAAGGTCGGCGAGCGGTTCTGCGCCCGCAACTCCGGTGCGCTGGCCGTCGTCGAGGGCGTCGGCGACCACGCCTGCGAGTACATGACCGGTGGCCGGGTCGTGGTGCTCGGCAGGACCGGTCGCAACATGGCCGCCGGGATGTCGGGTGGTATCGCCTACGTGCTCGGGTTGAACCCGGCCAGGGTCAACACCGCCATGGTGGAGTTGCAGCGACTCGATCCGGAGGATCTGGTGTGGCTGCACGACGTCGTGGCCCGGCACGCGAGAAACACCGGAAGCACGGTGGCCACCTCGGTGCTCTCGGACTGGCCGCGGCGCAGCGCCCAGTTCACCAAAATCATGCCCAGCGACTACCAGCGCGTCCTGGAGGCCACCCGGATGGCCAAGGCCGAGGGACGCGACGTCGACACCGCGATCATGGAGGCCAGCCGTGGCTGA
- a CDS encoding DUF4190 domain-containing protein: MTEPDKPEQSPSAPPSTPPPDSTQQQPYPQQQQPYPQQPPYPPPPQQPYQYGAYPGGYPPPPQGAYGGYPGGYPMQTAPKNGLGIASLIVAIVGLLSVYGGILLGVVAVILGVLGRGRAKRGEATNGGVAMAGIVLGVLGVVVSIVAIALTVMFAREVGAGDLFECLQEAGNDAAAQQECQEQFERNIEDQFSVTVTPSR; encoded by the coding sequence ATGACCGAGCCGGACAAGCCCGAACAGTCCCCGTCGGCACCGCCGTCAACACCCCCACCCGATTCCACGCAGCAGCAGCCGTACCCGCAACAGCAACAGCCGTACCCGCAGCAGCCGCCGTATCCGCCGCCGCCGCAGCAGCCGTACCAGTACGGCGCCTACCCCGGCGGCTACCCCCCACCGCCGCAGGGGGCGTACGGCGGCTACCCCGGTGGCTACCCGATGCAGACCGCGCCCAAGAACGGCCTCGGCATCGCCTCCCTGATCGTGGCGATCGTCGGTCTGCTCTCGGTCTACGGGGGAATCCTGCTCGGCGTCGTCGCGGTGATCCTCGGCGTCCTCGGCCGCGGCCGCGCCAAGCGCGGTGAGGCCACCAACGGCGGTGTGGCGATGGCCGGCATCGTGCTCGGTGTCCTTGGCGTCGTCGTGTCGATCGTCGCGATCGCGCTGACGGTCATGTTCGCCAGGGAGGTCGGCGCGGGCGATCTGTTCGAATGCCTGCAGGAGGCCGGTAACGACGCCGCCGCGCAGCAGGAGTGCCAGGAGCAGTTCGAGCGCAACATCGAAGACCAGTTCAGCGTCACGGTGACGCCCTCGCGTTAG
- the pyk gene encoding pyruvate kinase translates to MNRRGKIVCTLGPATGSDDAVRKLVEAGMDVARLNFSHGDYPDHEANYKRVRAASDHTGRAVGILADLQGPKIRLGRFADGPTVWAEGETVRITVDDVEGTHDRVSTTYKRLAEDATPGDRVLVDDGNVALVVNAIEGNDVVCEVTEGGRVSNNKGMSLPGMNVSAPALSEKDIEDLEFAVRLGVDLVALSFVRSPADVELVHEVMDRVGRRVPVIAKLEKPEAIDNLEAIVLAFDAIMVARGDLGVELPLEEVPLVQKRAIQMARENAKPVIVATQMLESMIENSRPTRAEASDVANAVLDGADAVMLSGETSVGKYPLEAVRTMARIIIAVEENSVVVPPLTHVPRTKRGVISYAARDIGERLDAKALVAFTQSGDTVRRLARLHTPLPVLAFTALPEVRSQLALTWGTETFIVPQIGTTDGMIRQVDKSLLELGRYKRGDLVVIVAGAPPGTVGSTNLIHVHRIGEDDV, encoded by the coding sequence GTGAATAGACGCGGGAAGATCGTCTGTACCCTCGGTCCGGCCACCGGCTCCGACGACGCCGTCCGGAAGCTGGTGGAGGCCGGGATGGATGTCGCGCGGCTCAACTTCAGCCACGGCGACTACCCCGATCACGAAGCCAACTACAAGCGGGTCCGCGCGGCCTCCGACCACACCGGACGCGCCGTCGGCATCCTCGCCGACCTGCAGGGTCCGAAGATCCGGCTGGGCCGCTTCGCCGACGGCCCGACCGTATGGGCCGAGGGCGAGACCGTCCGGATCACCGTCGACGACGTCGAGGGCACCCACGACCGCGTGTCGACCACCTACAAACGGTTGGCAGAGGACGCCACCCCCGGCGACCGGGTCCTCGTCGACGACGGCAACGTCGCGCTGGTGGTCAACGCCATCGAGGGCAACGACGTCGTCTGCGAGGTCACCGAGGGTGGCCGGGTCAGCAACAACAAGGGCATGTCGCTGCCCGGGATGAACGTCTCGGCGCCCGCGCTGTCGGAGAAGGACATCGAGGACCTCGAGTTCGCGGTGCGCCTCGGTGTCGACCTGGTCGCGCTGTCGTTCGTGCGGTCCCCGGCCGACGTCGAACTCGTGCACGAGGTGATGGACCGCGTGGGGCGGCGGGTCCCGGTGATCGCCAAACTGGAGAAACCGGAGGCGATCGACAACCTCGAGGCGATCGTGCTGGCTTTCGACGCGATCATGGTCGCCCGTGGCGATCTCGGCGTGGAACTGCCGCTCGAAGAGGTCCCGCTGGTGCAGAAGCGCGCCATCCAGATGGCCCGCGAGAACGCCAAACCCGTCATCGTCGCCACGCAGATGCTGGAGTCGATGATCGAAAACTCCCGGCCCACCCGCGCCGAGGCATCCGACGTCGCCAACGCGGTGCTCGACGGCGCGGACGCGGTCATGCTCTCGGGTGAGACATCGGTGGGCAAGTATCCGCTCGAGGCCGTGCGGACGATGGCGCGCATCATCATCGCCGTCGAGGAGAACTCCGTCGTAGTCCCGCCGCTGACCCACGTCCCGCGCACCAAGCGCGGCGTGATCTCCTACGCCGCCCGCGACATCGGGGAGCGGTTGGACGCCAAGGCGCTCGTCGCGTTCACCCAGTCCGGGGACACCGTGCGGCGTCTCGCGCGGCTGCACACGCCGCTGCCCGTGCTCGCGTTCACCGCGCTGCCCGAGGTGCGCAGCCAACTGGCCTTGACCTGGGGCACCGAAACGTTCATCGTGCCGCAGATCGGCACCACCGACGGCATGATCCGCCAGGTCGACAAGTCGCTGCTCGAACTCGGCCGCTACAAGCGGGGCGATCTGGTGGTCATCGTCGCGGGTGCGCCGCCGGGCACAGTAGGCTCCACGAATCTGATCCACGTGCACCGGATCGGGGAGGACGACGTCTAG